From one Anaerolineae bacterium genomic stretch:
- a CDS encoding LysM peptidoglycan-binding domain-containing protein, producing YHVVRWGETLWSIARLYGTTPWAIAALNGIYNLNLIYAGQVLRVR from the coding sequence GTATCACGTGGTGCGCTGGGGGGAGACGCTCTGGTCCATCGCCCGGCTCTACGGGACCACGCCGTGGGCCATCGCCGCGCTCAACGGCATCTACAACCTCAACCTGATTTACGCCGGCCAGGTACTGCGCGTGCGGTAA